The nucleotide sequence CCACCCGtgtctgcagctcctccagggccACCTCCAGCACCTGCACTCGGTGCTCAGCCTcctccgccgctgctgccgccgctgccTCAGCATGCACATCCAGCTTCTCCATGCGCAGCAGGATCTCACGGCCCTTGGCCTCCATCAGGGCACGGGCACTGGGGAACTCGGCCAGCACCTCTGTCAGGTCCTCCTTGGAGAGGCAGAAGAGGTCTGAATAACCAATGCTCTGGATGTTGGCGGTGCGACGGTTCCCCGACCTGTTCCCTGGGGATGCAGGGCTGCGGTaaggccagggctgggggtgtgCTTGCAGGGGTGTGGCAGAGGCTCACCTCGGATGTTGATGAGGCTGATCTCCCCGAAGTAGAGCCCCTCGCCCAGGATGGCGAGCCGTGTGACGCCGTCTGCCGCCACCACGGCCAGACGCCCCTCGCGGATGAAATACATCTCCCGCCCCACATCGCCGGTGCGGCAGACGAACTCACCGGGGCTGAAGACCTGGGGCCGCAGCTTGAGCACCAGCGCCTCCAGCACACCTCGCTCGCAGCTCTGGAAGAGGGACACCTTGCGCAGGGCTGGCAGGTGCACGCTGGCAGCCACCTCGGCCCGCAGCCGGCTGGGCAGGTGCCGGAGCACGGCCCGCTCCCCCACCAGCTTCCTGTGCGCCCGCAGGTGCTGGTGCCAGCCGGCCACCCGCCGCGCCAGCCTCCCCCCAACACCATGCGCCTGCAGGTACTGCTGCACCGGGCCGTGGTCGGGGTAGAAGGCGGCATCGGCTGCGTTCATGTTGGCAATGACGGAGCTCATGCTGCCCATGATGGTGGCGAAGCCCAGCACGGCCAGCAGGAAGCCGGCGGTCATGAAGAGGAACTCCTCCTCGCGCTGGGGCTCTGGTGTGTCACCCACGGTGGTGAGGATGAGGGTGGAGATGTAGAAGCTATGCAGGTACTGCCGCAGCGGGCGGGCGAAGCCGGGGCGGCTGGCGTTGGGGTAGACCCAGTCGTCGGCACCCAGCCCCAGGTG is from Oxyura jamaicensis isolate SHBP4307 breed ruddy duck chromosome 1 unlocalized genomic scaffold, BPBGC_Ojam_1.0 oxy1_random_OJ69612, whole genome shotgun sequence and encodes:
- the CNGA4 gene encoding cyclic nucleotide-gated cation channel alpha-4 isoform X6; protein product: MRSLSAVLSRRWDRAPPRRSGRTQGSAAAPQSWILDPSGDWYYWWLSAMVLPIMYNWIVIICRSCFSDIQEQHVVLWLSLDCLSDALYLLDIAVHLHTGFLEEGILVQDRAQIRRRYLRSASFPWDVASVLPTDLLYLHLGLAVPAVRANRCLRAPRLFEAFDRRETRTAHPYAFRIAKLMLYVFVTIHWNSCLYFALSTHLGLGADDWVYPNASRPGFARPLRQYLHSFYISTLILTTVGDTPEPQREEEFLFMTAGFLLAVLGFATIMGSMSSVIANMNAADAAFYPDHGPVQQYLQAHGVGGRLARRVAGWHQHLRAHRKLVGERAVLRHLPSRLRAEVAASVHLPALRKVSLFQSCERGVLEALVLKLRPQVFSPGEFVCRTGDVGREMYFIREGRLAVVAADGVTRLAILGEGLYFGEISLINIRGNRSGNRRTANIQSIGYSDLFCLSKEDLTEVLAEFPSARALMEAKGREILLRMEKLDVHAEAAAAAAAEEAEHRVQVLEVALEELQTRVARLLAQLESSAFKLALRIGRLESRAQQQRLARGRAPARDQGPTRLQGPDGGWGPDGGQEPTGALGPTGVQGPIGAQSPTRMQGPTGIRGPTGVQGPTRGQGLTGVRGTRHRGPRR